In the genome of Nycticebus coucang isolate mNycCou1 chromosome 12, mNycCou1.pri, whole genome shotgun sequence, one region contains:
- the QPRT gene encoding nicotinate-nucleotide pyrophosphorylase [carboxylating] translates to MDAKGLALLLPPTTLAALADSWLQEDCPGLNYAAWVAGAAPSQAVLWAKSPGVLAGRPFFDAIFAQLNCQVSWFFPEGSKLVPVAKVAEVRGPAHCLLLGERVALNMLARCSGVASAAAAAVEAAKGTGWTGHVAGTRKTTPGFRLVEKYGLLVGGASSHRYNLGGLVMVKDNHVLAAGGVEKAVRGARQAADFSLKVEVECSSLQEAVQAAEAGADLIMLDNFRPEELHVTAAALKARFPCVTVEASGGITLGNLPQFCGPHIDVISLGMLTQAAPALDFSLKLLAEVSHSLPSQIHQS, encoded by the exons gCTTGGCACTCCTGCTACCCCCAACCACTCTGGCAGCCCTGGCAGACAGCTGGCTCCAGGAGGACTGCCCAGGCCTCAACTATGCAGCCTGGGTTGCTGGAGCAGCCCCCTCACAGGCTGTGCTGTGGGCCAAATCCCCTGGGGTACTTGCGGGGCGCCCTTTCTTTGATGCCATCTTTGCCCAACTCAACTGCCAGGTGTCCTGGTTCTTCCCTGAGGGATCAAAGCTGGTGCCAGTGGCCAAGGTGGCTGAAGTCCGGGGCCCTGCCCACTGCCTGCTGCTGGGGGAACGGGTGGCCCTTAACATGCTGGCCCGTTGCAGTGGTGTGGCCAGTGCTGCTGCAGCAGCTGTGGAGGCTGCCAAGGGGACCGGCTGGACGGGGCATGTGGCCGGCACGAGGAAGACTACACCAGGCTTCCGGCTGGTGGAGAAGTATGGGCTCCTCGTGGGTGGGGCCTCCTCGCACCGCTACAACCTGGGAGGGCTGGTGATGGTGAAGGACAATCACGTTTTGGCAGCTGGTGGTGTGGAAAAG GCTGTTCGGGGTGCCCGGCAGGCGGCTGACTTCTCGCTGAAAGTGGAGGTGGAGTGCAGCAGCCTGCAGGAAGCGGTGCAGGCAGCCGAGGCTGGGGCCGACCTCATCATGCTGGACAACTTCAGGCCAGAG GAGCTGCATGTCACAGCTGCTGCGCTGAAGGCCCGGTTCCCATGTGTGACTGTGGAAGCCAGTGGAGGCATCACGCTGGGCAACCTCCCTCAGTTCTGTGGGCCCCACATCGATGTCATCTCTTTAGGCATGCTGACTCAGGCTGCTCCAGCCCTCGATTTCTCCCTCAAACTGCTTGCTGAAGTGTCCCATTCACTGCCCTCTCAAATCCACCAGTCTTAA
- the C12H16orf54 gene encoding transmembrane protein C16orf54 homolog, whose product MPATPEQPAGQAEGPPASESAAWPPLPCGPCIPIMVGLASLAALFILTTAVLAERLFRRVLRPDPGRCAPTLVWRPGGELWIEPVGTPRERSEDWYGSAVPLLTDRALEPPTPGGTLEARATAPPAPSIPRSAPSSLGPLTPQLAPVRSTFWGPHPWEGRPPATGLVSWAEPEQSPEAESRTQFGSPQSPRLRAGSPEPDWSLQPRVTLEQISAFWRREGRTSVGF is encoded by the coding sequence CAGCTGGGCAGGCCGAGGGGCCCCCAGCGTCGGAATCGGCCGCGTGGCCCCCACTGCCCTGCGGGCCCTGCATCCCCATCATGGTGGGCCTGGCCTCGCTGGCCGCCCTCTTCATCCTGACCACAGCCGTGCTGGCAGAGCGCCTGTTCCGCCGCGTGCTCCGCCCGGACCCGGGTCGCTGCGCCCCCACGCTGGTCTGGCGCCCTGGAGGCGAGCTGTGGATCGAGCCCGTAGGCACCCCGCGGGAGCGATCGGAGGACTGGTACGGCTCCGCGGTGCCCCTGCTGACCGACCGGGCGCTGGAGCCCCCCACCCCCGGCGGCACACTGGAGGCCCGAGCAACCGCCCCGCCAGCCCCCTCAATTCCACGCTCCGCTCCCAGCTCCCTGGGCCCCCTGACCCCGCAGTTGGCCCCAGTCCGCAGCACCTTCTGGGGGCCCCATCCCTGGGAGGGGAGGCCCCCAGCCACCGGTCTGGTGAGCTGGGCCGAGCCGGAGCAGAGCCCCGAGGCTGAGTCCCGCACGCAGTTTGGGAGCCCTCAGTCCCCGAGGCTGCGGGCTGGGAGCCCTGAGCCTGACTGGAGCCTCCAGCCTCGGGTCACCCTGGAGCAGATTTCAGCTTTCTGGAGACGTGAAGGCCGGACCAGCGTGGGGTTCTGA